The following DNA comes from Lepeophtheirus salmonis chromosome 11, UVic_Lsal_1.4, whole genome shotgun sequence.
CCTTCTCGACTATTACCGATATATTATTGGCTTTAGCATCAAGGGAATTTTCCAACATTTCCTTTAATGCATTTGCAGGCCTTTGAATGACTTCACCCGCAGCAATCCGATTCACTACGACTTCGTCCAGACGCAGTATCTTCCCAGGGGAATTCATTTcgaatctaataaaaaaaacaagttttgatcAATGTAAAATTGATCAAAAGTATGAATGTATCATGAGTTTTAAATGGCAGCAAAGACCCATAATtcgaattttaattatacatttattactaTATAAAGAAGACACTTCAATTCAGGTAACAgtctataataattttctttcatataatCATTGagtaaaatcaaatcaaaataatattatttttccgtCAACATTtcgtcaaattattattttcaaggtGCTGTTCCTTCACAGAAAGAGCAATAGCATCTAAAAAATCTGTGAGTTTAATCAAACAATTGGAGGAATTGTATTTTCGAAACATAGCAGAAGCGGCCAGAAAGGGTAATTTCTTAAGAGTTCTTCCACTGAGTCCCTCACAACTTTCCGCGACTGTCATTAATAGTCGACTTGACTCATTTCGATAGATCTTATATGAGGAGAGGGGTAAACATTTTTCCTGAAGTTCAACGATCCCTTTATTCATCAACTCCTCAATGGAAATCTGAAGAATTtgataaatagcatttttagaTGGATGACCAATATAATGTTTGATATCTGCTCTATCCACAAAAGCATTATCTATTGATCCAGTTATATTTGAGGTGGTGAATATCACAACATTAGGGTACTGTTTGATACTATCAAGAGCCGTAAGCATTGCGTTAACAACGCGTAGTGCGTCCCCTGGCTCCGTCCCTCCAGACTTTCGAGATGTAGCCAAACTCTCCACTTCATCTATGAGCACACAGACGAGTGCATCCGAATCTTCCACCATTTCTcgaattttttcaaacatttgatGCACTAACTTCCCTGACTCGGAAAACCACTTTGAGAAGAGGGAATGTGAATTGATTTCAACTAATTGTCCATGGGTATAGCGAGAACCCATGCGTATGCTTAGCTTATGAGCTAACGCGCGGCACAGAGACGTTTTCCCTGTGCCAGGGGGTCCGTGTAATAGTACAACACGATTCCAAGAGATCTTATTGGGGTCCACGCCCTTATCAGAGAAGCGGAGAGCCGTATGCGCAAAGTTGAGCAGTTTGGACTTGATGTCATCGTCGTAGATTAAACTCTCCCATTGATGATGCAACTCCGCAGAGGGGAGCATCCAATGCACGGCAGCGGGAGTTGGATTTTCAGACTCATCATTCATATTCTCGTAGGAGGATCCGTGCTCGTCCAATTCGAAAGTATAGATGCGAAGACTCGCCTCGGATACTCGAACTCCTCCATCGCTCAGGGATTCCTTCTCTTCAGAAAACACCGTGATGGCATCGATACAAGAGGAAAGGAAAGGATCCTCTGGAACGAGAAAAGGCGTTcttgtccattaaaatattattaaatattgttaaatatctCAGAGTTGAACCATGACGTCATACTAAACTCCCTTACCTTTAAAAGAGACGACTTCCAATGAGCCATTCTCACTCACGACCAAGTTAGAGGATTTTAAGTGATCACGGATACTAGTTTCGATTCCTGTAATGGAGGCCGTTGTCGAAGATTTCAGAGAAACTTCCACATGGAGGATGGGTAGTACGGCGCCGttcatgattaatttataataatacctaCTCAACAGACACTtgactattcaaaaaaatgccCGCTCGTTCGTGTTAGTAAACACGCTGACGTCATAGAAATTCATCTGTGGCACAGCTTATTAGCTAGATAAGCTCCTAACTTTTCAATTGATCATTGTTTAGATATTATTATAgactatattattttaaatttcccgCTTGCAATTGAATGCCAATAAAAATCTTTGTGGGGGCTCATTAAGTTACTTTATTAGTCATTCGAGAGAACAACATATGAAGTGAATATTGTAAGAAAAgtccaaatttagtttttgtggACTGTATTTcacatgtttataaattttgaatacataCAACTTGGACAACAAAAGATTTTTCCCTTTCCTTTGCATAATTCATATTGTGAATCCTATTAACAGGATGAATTCACAGAGTTTGAATGCTgcacacgtcgttacctttttTTGTGTcccgcaacctttcatccaaaaaaaaagcagaaaaaggCTCGAAATTTATAATCCaacacaatatttaattcctatACGCCtacagtattataatattactttgtaatattattagtatttctGTATGATGGCCAAAATGTCAAGATGCCCAATATATATACGAGGAGTGAGCACACGTTCGATGCTACATGctcacgcctgcaatatttcattaatacggctacattgttgtttcttagttcaaaatatgtttatgatatacatcatggaacaCTATATACAGAGCACCCGGTGACTCGTTTTCACATATTCAGACATGATACTGACGGACACACATTGATAGAGGACATTATCTACTGATAAAGATCACAAAATAGATTATAAGAGGAAGAATATCTTGTTGGCTAACAGCatatactttttacatatttccAATCCCTAATCAGAACAACAATTGGCATGGATGGATGAAGTTCTAACTGAAAATGAACAactaaaggggggggggaatacatttttgtaatgaaaaaactaaactaAGTTTAGAACTTTGAAAAGGAAAACCGTTGCagtgtttcttctttttttgtccaTGATAGCATTGATAGGTCATGGGCGGTGTTGTTCACTTAtactctgaagtaagcattctaattttcttgtaaattgttttaaaaatgcataaaaaaataaatatacatgcatgaatttaaatacatttataatatttgtcctgcaccaatattaatttaaatgtggAAAGTTTACTTCATAGCTAAAAAGTCTTATATTTACTAAAAGTCTTTGAGTCTTTCAGTCCTTGGGACAGTTCCCTGAAACcgtcagtccttcggactgttaATACTAGAAAAACTgatctttataagttttaggacttatatgcccggactgaactagaccgggCCAAGATTGAACTAGACTacagtctttagtcctaaataaggactccCACAACACTAGTGACaacttgatttaataaattaaaatgtcgTATCGAGTGTGCATGGCTACAGCTCAGGGCgccatattaaaagaaaaaaaagggaggaCATATATTTATGCTTGTAAGCAAGTTTGTGCCTGGTTCAGTGGTTTTATCACTCCCAGTCTTGGTTcattcatttcaacggtttcggtctCGGGTTCTTGGTTATATAGGTTCAATTTGGTAACAAGTACATAAAACAATATGCGTCACTAGAAAATTGGGGCCGAGGACAAAATATTGGATACAAATAAGGCCGTAGCTACTTTATATAAAGAATGCCCTAGCTCCAGCAGGGGGCCGAAAGCTAAGGTAGCTTAAGACAATGGATTTCAAAGTGGGGGGGGCACAGGAAGATGGAAAATTGAGGATTgttttcagtctacacatacatagtttcgtataaagggggcctcatctaaaaatgtattagtttaGGGAGTTTTGGGATAGTAAAGTTAGAaaaaccctggcttaagaaataatataggGGCTGACAAGCTTAATAGTGGACCTGGATACATAGTCCACCCCAcaccttccctcttttatttacaccgtcagGTGTCTATAACCACTTTTCCATAATCATAAGGAGCCCTTAGTTATTTGAAACT
Coding sequences within:
- the pch2 gene encoding pachytene checkpoint protein 2 homolog, which translates into the protein MNGAVLPILHVEVSLKSSTTASITGIETSIRDHLKSSNLVVSENGSLEVVSFKEDPFLSSCIDAITVFSEEKESLSDGGVRVSEASLRIYTFELDEHGSSYENMNDESENPTPAAVHWMLPSAELHHQWESLIYDDDIKSKLLNFAHTALRFSDKGVDPNKISWNRVVLLHGPPGTGKTSLCRALAHKLSIRMGSRYTHGQLVEINSHSLFSKWFSESGKLVHQMFEKIREMVEDSDALVCVLIDEVESLATSRKSGGTEPGDALRVVNAMLTALDSIKQYPNVVIFTTSNITGSIDNAFVDRADIKHYIGHPSKNAIYQILQISIEELMNKGIVELQEKCLPLSSYKIYRNESSRLLMTVAESCEGLSGRTLKKLPFLAASAMFRKYNSSNCLIKLTDFLDAIALSVKEQHLENNNLTKC